From the genome of Vicia villosa cultivar HV-30 ecotype Madison, WI linkage group LG2, Vvil1.0, whole genome shotgun sequence, one region includes:
- the LOC131649366 gene encoding uncharacterized protein LOC131649366 produces MAEENHVEPPCESSPRRFAHLTNNPAARRAEMKTGMLQIMYANPFSRLDHEDPYTHLTKFYEIAGTLGTPAAEEEVVFMRLFPHSLIGKAKEWYHDQSTETMTNWNVLEKKILSRFFSHNRFMDAKTAIATYTQAANETLCEAWERYKSMLRKCPNHGFDNLSQIHIFRNGLLPQPKLLLDATAGGSLLAKSAEEAAAIINKMALTDHQVQHNRGNVQKKAGILELGTNDAILAQNKLLTQTVEELTKQLSKLPQQLKEMHGSSSTSQQVAVCELCTGDHQTGFFPPLNEEVNYLGNQQQRQTPYQNNQGYPYNNNTSYGQNRSNQYQSYTHSDKLSKIEDTLNQFMQLSMANQKNTDALIRNLETQVGQIAKQLSDQQRGTFTASTQTNPKENCNSITTIKVEVVENKVGESEKEKMVVMENQEENNEKKDEAKATDPGQVNLPVTIGNIYFNNALVDLGSSVNLLPLSTMRKIEDLHLSPTTMKLQLADKSTTKPIGVMKDVMIKLESFQCSTGFVVISMNGNEDGPPILGRPFIKLARMMIDVDERKMKVRHKDGEINFTLFQHKEDDYSKDKAPDELGLEALKEMDKKERPKYGGKDILTNSYKPP; encoded by the coding sequence ATGGCCGAAGAAAACCATGTGGAACCACCTTGCGAAAGCAGCCCAAGACGGTTCGCTCATCTCACCAATAACCCAGCCGCACGACGAGCTGAGATGAAAACAGGTATGCTACAAATCATGTACGCTAACCCTTTTTCACGTTTGGACCATGAAGATCCATACACCCACCTCACCAAATTCTATGAGATCGCTGGTACATTAGGAACACCGGCAGCCGAAGAAGAAGTCGTGTTCATGAGACTATTTCCGCACTCGTTGATTGGGAAAGCAAAGGAATGGTATCATGATCAATCAACAGAAACCATGACCAATTGGAacgttttggagaaaaaaattcTTAGCAGGTTTTTCTCACATAATCGATTCATGGACGCAAAAACAGCCATCGCCACATATACTCAAGCCGCAAATGAAACATTATGTGAAGCATGGGAACGTTATAAATCCATGCTAAGAAAGTGTCCAAATCATGGTTTTGATAACCTCTCACAAATCCACATCTTCCGCAATGGATTGCTACCTCAACCGAAACTCTTACTCGACGCAACAGCTGGTGGCTCGTTATTAGCAAAAAGCGCAGAAGAAGCAGCGGCTATTATCAACAAAATGGCTCTCACAGACCACCAAGTGCAACACAATCGAGGTAACGTGCAAAAGAAAGCTGGAATTTTGGAATTAGGCACGAATGACGCAATCCTGGCCCAAAATAAACTGCTCACTCAAACTGTGGAAGAATTAACAAAACAATTATCCAAGCtacctcaacaactcaaagaAATGCACGGTTCGTCAAGCACATCACAACAAGTAGCTGTTTGTGAGTTATGCACAGGGGATCACCAAACTGGTTTTTTCCCTCCACTCAATGAAGAAGTGAACTATCTTGGAAATCAACAACAAAGGCAAACTCCATACCAAAATAACCAAGGTTATCCGTACAACAACAACACAAGCTATGGCCAAAACAGATCAAATCAATACCAAAGTTACACGCATTCAGACAAGCTTTCAAAGATAGAGGATACCTTGAATCAATTTATGCAACTGTCCATGGCAAACCAGAAAAACACCGATGCATTAATAAGAAATCTTGAAACGCAAGTTGGACAAATTGCAAAGCAACTAAGTGATCAACAAAGAGGTACGTTCACCGCATCTACTCAAACCAATCCAAAAGAGAATTGCAATTCAATCACAACAATAAAAGTAGAAGTGGTTGAAaataaagttggggagagtgaaAAAGAAAAGATGGTGGTGATggaaaatcaagaagaaaacAATGAAAAGAAGGATGAAGCAAAGGCGACCGATCCTGGACAAGTTAACTTACCAGTTACCATTGGaaatatctattttaataatgcTTTAGTTGATCTTGGATCAAGCGTCAATCTTCTTCCATTATCCACCATGAGAAAGATTGAAGATCTTCATTTGAGCCCTACGACAATGAAATTACAACTTGCTGACAAGTCAACCACAAAACCAATTGGCGTGATGAAAGACGTAATGATCAAATTGGAGAGTTTTCAATGTTCAACTGGCTTTGTGGTAATAAGCATGAACGGTAATGAAGACGGCCCTCCAATCTTAGGTCGTCCCTTCATAAAATTGGCAAGAATGATGATTGACGTGGATGAAAGGAAAATGAAGGTAAGGCACAAAGATGGAGAAATCAATTTCACATTGTTTCAACACAAGGAGGATGATTATTCCAAAGATAAAGCTCCTGATGAATTAGGCCTGGAAGCATTAAAAGAAATGGACAAGAAAGAAAGGCCAAAGTATGGTGGCAAGGACATTTTGACGAATTCATACAAACCACCATAA